One window of Cryptosporangium minutisporangium genomic DNA carries:
- a CDS encoding acetyl-CoA carboxylase biotin carboxylase subunit — protein sequence MTLSGPRPIGTVLIANRGEIALRIARTCRELGIRTVAVYSTVDRDSAVVEYADAAVAIGPGPARQSYLYAPSILEAAVAHGVDAIHPGYGFLSEDPDFAQACAELGIGFVGPSPSVMHALGDKAEARALMVAAGLPVLPGSDGAVRTASDAQRVADRIGYPLVIKAVAGGGGRGIAVVHHAADLIETFRRTSAFARQVFGNGAVYLERFVSSARHVEVQLLCDEHGTAVHLGERDCSLQRRNQKLVEESPAPALPEEVRAAVGEYAVRAARHLGYVGAGTMELLVGPAGDVTFMEINARIQVEHPVTEVCTGVDLVREQLRIAAGLTLPFTQDDIEPRGAAIECRVNAEDTEAGFRPTPGLLERFRPPSGPGIRVDSGFREGDRVPPTYDSLIAKLIVWAPDREQAIARTERALAEFVVEGPGVRTTIPLLRRLVTHPSFVAATHSTRFVDEYMAGREPTVWAAESAPVA from the coding sequence GTGACGCTGAGCGGGCCGCGTCCGATCGGGACGGTGCTGATCGCCAACCGGGGTGAGATCGCGCTGCGGATCGCCCGGACCTGTCGTGAGCTGGGGATCCGTACCGTCGCGGTGTACTCGACCGTCGATCGGGACAGCGCGGTGGTCGAGTACGCCGACGCGGCGGTGGCGATCGGCCCCGGCCCTGCCAGGCAGAGCTACCTCTACGCGCCGAGCATTCTGGAGGCCGCCGTCGCGCACGGGGTGGACGCGATCCACCCCGGGTACGGGTTCCTCTCCGAGGACCCGGACTTCGCGCAGGCCTGCGCCGAGCTGGGGATCGGATTCGTCGGACCGTCGCCGTCGGTCATGCACGCGCTCGGGGACAAGGCCGAGGCCAGGGCATTGATGGTCGCGGCCGGTCTGCCGGTGCTGCCCGGCAGCGACGGGGCGGTCCGCACCGCATCCGACGCCCAGCGGGTCGCCGACCGGATCGGGTACCCCCTGGTGATCAAGGCGGTCGCCGGGGGCGGCGGACGGGGCATCGCGGTCGTGCACCACGCCGCCGACCTGATCGAGACCTTCCGGCGCACCAGCGCGTTCGCCCGGCAGGTGTTCGGCAACGGCGCGGTCTACCTCGAACGGTTCGTGTCGAGCGCCCGGCACGTCGAGGTCCAGCTGCTCTGCGACGAGCACGGCACCGCGGTGCACCTGGGCGAACGGGACTGCTCGCTGCAGCGGCGCAACCAGAAGCTGGTGGAGGAGTCGCCCGCTCCGGCGCTGCCCGAGGAGGTCCGGGCCGCCGTCGGCGAGTACGCGGTGCGAGCCGCCCGGCACCTCGGCTACGTCGGCGCCGGCACGATGGAACTGCTCGTCGGGCCCGCGGGCGACGTCACGTTCATGGAGATCAACGCCCGGATCCAGGTGGAACACCCGGTGACCGAGGTGTGCACCGGGGTGGACCTCGTCCGCGAGCAGCTGCGCATCGCCGCGGGACTCACTCTGCCGTTCACCCAGGACGACATCGAGCCGCGGGGCGCCGCGATCGAGTGCCGGGTCAACGCGGAGGACACCGAGGCCGGCTTCCGCCCGACCCCCGGGCTGCTCGAACGGTTCCGGCCGCCGAGCGGGCCGGGCATCCGGGTGGACTCCGGGTTCAGGGAGGGCGATCGGGTGCCTCCGACCTACGACTCGCTGATCGCGAAGCTGATCGTCTGGGCGCCCGACCGGGAGCAAGCGATCGCCCGGACCGAACGAGCGCTGGCCGAGTTCGTGGTCGAGGGGCCCGGCGTGCGCACCACGATCCCGCTGCTGCGTCGGCTGGTCACCCATCCGTCGTTCGTCGCAGCGACGCACTCGACGCGGTTCGTGGACGAGTACATGGCCGGCCGGGAGCCGACCGTCTGGGCGGCGGAGTCCGCTCCGGTCGCCTGA
- a CDS encoding acetyl-CoA carboxylase biotin carboxyl carrier protein, giving the protein MTEREELLGPASDADGLRVLREEVSSLVKTIPGPVASIALRRGDCSVEVTWASGAASGAAAAPLAVPAPSSGAASDLPDDPSPAVADPSLSQVVAPLVGTFYQAPEPGAAPFVREGDRVAPGDTIGIVEAMKLMNPIHPTEAGTVVEVLVADGASVEYGQPLVTLRVDAP; this is encoded by the coding sequence ATGACTGAGCGGGAGGAGCTCCTGGGCCCGGCGAGCGACGCCGACGGGCTGCGGGTACTGCGCGAGGAGGTCAGCAGCCTGGTCAAGACCATCCCGGGCCCGGTGGCCAGCATCGCGCTGCGTCGCGGTGACTGCTCGGTCGAGGTCACCTGGGCCTCGGGTGCGGCCTCGGGTGCGGCGGCGGCGCCGCTGGCGGTGCCCGCCCCGTCGTCCGGCGCAGCGTCGGATCTGCCCGACGATCCGTCGCCTGCCGTCGCCGATCCCTCGCTGAGCCAGGTGGTGGCGCCGTTGGTCGGCACGTTCTACCAGGCGCCCGAGCCCGGTGCCGCGCCGTTCGTCCGGGAGGGTGACCGAGTGGCGCCGGGTGACACGATCGGGATCGTCGAGGCGATGAAGCTGATGAACCCGATCCACCCGACCGAGGCCGGCACGGTCGTCGAGGTCCTCGTCGCCGATGGCGCGTCGGTGGAGTACGGCCAGCCGCTCGTCACGCTCCGGGTGGACGCGCCGTGA
- the accA gene encoding acetyl-CoA carboxylase carboxyl transferase subunit alpha yields the protein MTLSIPVPAPPSARTAPEWQQCPSCRTTLYGRRLVRERYVCPDCGHHLRIGVDDRVEQLLDPGSWRPAERQPVGGDPLGFVDSRPYPQRLDDARRRSGRPDAVCYGFGQVDGHDVVLAVMDFSFLGGSMGSAVGEAIVRAAEDARSSRTPLVLVVASGGARMQEGALSLMQMAKTAQAMRRLHEDGVLSVAILTDPTFGGVTASFATLADVLIGEQGAHIGFAGPRVIANATRERLPEGFQTAEYLLGAGLLDRVESRRELRSLLGRVLDLAGGRPTACLGHPDVVVGDPAAVDTGESAAETLQLARDVRRPTTLDYVGRICDDWLELHGDRLGDDDPAIVGGLASIAGHRIVLLGHQKGHDTAERVARNFGMAGPAGYRKALRLMRLAERLGLPVVTLVDTQGAAPGIDAERYGQSWAIAECIAGMARLETPVLSVVIGEGGSGGALALATANQVFALSNACYSVISPESCSTILYGDPSHGPRMAEALRLTAPEQLRLGIVDGVVPEPDGGTQSDPATAAARLKDAILGGLARMAPLSAAQLRDQRHNRFRALGVVDD from the coding sequence GTGACGCTCTCGATACCGGTACCTGCCCCGCCGTCCGCCCGCACCGCGCCGGAGTGGCAGCAGTGCCCGAGCTGCCGCACCACGCTGTACGGCCGGCGGCTGGTCAGGGAACGCTACGTCTGCCCCGACTGCGGGCACCACCTGCGGATCGGGGTGGACGACCGGGTCGAGCAGCTGCTCGACCCGGGCTCCTGGCGTCCGGCCGAGCGGCAGCCGGTCGGCGGCGACCCGCTCGGGTTCGTCGACTCGCGCCCCTATCCGCAGCGGTTGGACGACGCCCGTCGTCGGAGCGGGCGGCCGGACGCCGTCTGCTACGGGTTCGGCCAGGTGGACGGGCACGACGTCGTGCTCGCGGTGATGGACTTCTCGTTCCTCGGCGGCAGCATGGGCAGCGCGGTGGGGGAGGCGATCGTCCGTGCCGCCGAGGACGCCCGGAGCTCCCGCACGCCGCTCGTCCTCGTCGTCGCCTCGGGTGGTGCGCGGATGCAGGAAGGCGCGCTCTCCCTCATGCAGATGGCCAAGACCGCTCAGGCCATGCGGCGGTTGCACGAGGACGGCGTGCTGAGTGTCGCGATCCTGACCGATCCGACGTTCGGCGGCGTCACGGCTTCGTTCGCGACGCTCGCCGACGTTCTGATCGGAGAGCAGGGCGCGCACATCGGCTTCGCCGGGCCGCGGGTGATCGCCAACGCGACCAGGGAGCGCCTGCCGGAGGGCTTCCAGACGGCCGAGTACCTGCTGGGTGCCGGTCTGCTGGATCGGGTCGAGTCGCGGCGCGAGTTGCGCTCACTGCTCGGTCGCGTTCTCGACCTGGCCGGCGGGCGCCCGACCGCCTGCCTGGGCCACCCCGACGTGGTGGTCGGCGACCCGGCCGCGGTCGACACGGGGGAATCGGCGGCCGAGACGCTGCAGCTGGCTCGCGACGTCCGCCGGCCCACCACGCTCGACTACGTCGGCCGCATCTGTGACGACTGGCTGGAGCTGCACGGTGACCGGCTGGGCGACGACGACCCCGCGATCGTCGGCGGTCTGGCCTCGATCGCGGGGCACCGGATCGTCCTGCTGGGACATCAGAAGGGGCACGACACGGCCGAACGGGTGGCGAGGAACTTCGGCATGGCCGGTCCGGCCGGCTACCGCAAGGCGCTGCGCCTGATGCGGCTCGCGGAGCGGCTCGGGCTCCCCGTCGTCACGCTGGTCGACACCCAGGGCGCGGCGCCGGGCATCGACGCGGAGCGGTACGGACAGTCCTGGGCGATCGCCGAGTGCATCGCCGGCATGGCACGGCTGGAGACGCCGGTGCTGAGCGTCGTCATCGGGGAGGGCGGTAGCGGAGGAGCCCTCGCGCTGGCCACGGCGAACCAGGTCTTCGCGCTCTCCAACGCCTGCTACTCGGTCATCAGCCCGGAGAGCTGCTCGACGATTCTCTACGGCGACCCTTCCCACGGCCCTCGAATGGCCGAGGCGCTGCGCCTGACCGCCCCGGAACAGCTGCGGCTCGGCATCGTGGACGGAGTCGTGCCCGAGCCCGACGGCGGCACGCAGAGCGATCCGGCCACCGCCGCGGCCCGCCTCAAGGACGCGATCCTCGGCGGCCTGGCCAGAATGGCGCCGCTGTCGGCCGCCCAACTCCGGGACCAGCGCCACAACCGGTTCCGTGCACTGGGGGTCGTCGATGACTGA
- a CDS encoding TcmI family type II polyketide cyclase, translating into MADRILIVARLTPGRRDDVADRFAASDETELPHALGVVRRDLYTYHDLYFHAVEFAGPSDEAMEAARDRDDFRRLSRELDPFVSPFDPATWRSPKDAMATRFYSWTQATGVELP; encoded by the coding sequence ATGGCCGACCGCATCCTGATCGTGGCGCGCCTGACGCCCGGCCGGCGCGACGACGTCGCCGATCGTTTCGCAGCCTCGGACGAGACCGAACTGCCGCACGCGCTGGGCGTGGTGCGGCGCGATCTGTACACGTATCACGACCTCTATTTCCATGCCGTGGAGTTCGCCGGGCCGAGCGACGAGGCGATGGAGGCCGCCCGCGATCGGGACGACTTCCGGCGGTTGAGCCGGGAACTCGACCCGTTCGTGTCGCCGTTCGACCCGGCCACCTGGCGGAGCCCGAAAGACGCCATGGCGACGCGGTTCTACAGCTGGACGCAGGCGACGGGGGTCGAGCTGCCGTGA
- a CDS encoding response regulator transcription factor, giving the protein MSGDRSDDVRLLIVDDQPLVRRGLRSLFVGESGIDVIGEAVDGADAVYQVGRQRPDVVLMDVNMPRMDGLEATRRICAAGPDAPGVIILTVYDDDETLFDALRAGAAGFVLKDAPTEKVVEAIQVVAAGEALLSPRATRRLVRAFARRPLVGTAQARPRVALTQREHDVLDLVVQGHSNEEIAELLFLAESTIKSHLQSLYRKLGARDRAHVVIYAYEHGLVDRGRPPAGGTGDPPGGGSGRATGGRRPPHGSLASGVTADPR; this is encoded by the coding sequence GTGAGCGGCGACCGATCGGACGACGTCCGGCTGCTGATCGTCGACGACCAGCCGCTGGTACGGCGCGGATTGCGGTCCCTGTTCGTCGGCGAGAGCGGGATCGACGTGATCGGTGAGGCGGTCGACGGTGCCGACGCGGTGTACCAAGTCGGTCGGCAACGTCCGGACGTGGTGCTGATGGACGTCAACATGCCGCGGATGGACGGGCTGGAGGCGACCCGGCGAATCTGCGCCGCGGGCCCGGACGCACCCGGGGTCATCATCCTCACCGTCTACGACGACGACGAGACGCTCTTCGACGCCCTGCGAGCCGGCGCGGCCGGGTTCGTCCTCAAGGACGCACCGACCGAGAAGGTGGTGGAGGCGATCCAGGTGGTCGCGGCCGGGGAGGCGCTGCTCTCTCCCCGGGCGACGCGGCGATTGGTGCGCGCGTTCGCCAGACGTCCACTGGTGGGCACGGCGCAGGCCCGTCCCCGCGTCGCGCTGACGCAGCGGGAGCACGACGTCCTGGACCTCGTCGTTCAGGGACACAGCAACGAGGAGATCGCGGAGCTGCTCTTCCTGGCCGAGAGCACGATCAAGTCCCACCTGCAGAGTCTCTACCGCAAGCTCGGCGCGCGCGATCGGGCGCACGTGGTGATCTACGCCTACGAGCACGGCCTGGTGGACCGGGGACGTCCTCCCGCAGGAGGAACCGGCGATCCTCCGGGAGGCGGGTCCGGTCGGGCCACGGGCGGGAGACGGCCACCGCACGGATCCCTAGCGTCGGGGGTGACCGCCGATCCGCGATAG
- a CDS encoding histidine kinase dimerization/phosphoacceptor domain-containing protein yields MIFHIVVGIVSESAVRVAAAEVIMGVLTFFSAVAASSGLDGLRPSGSRSRQHSAAVAVDAERRRVARELHDVIGHHLAVIGLQARRFAADERSGSAARNIDELARLAAEDLRRMVRPPADREGDEPGPA; encoded by the coding sequence GTGATCTTCCACATTGTCGTGGGAATTGTCAGTGAATCCGCTGTTAGAGTCGCGGCAGCGGAGGTGATCATGGGGGTCCTGACGTTTTTCTCTGCCGTGGCCGCGAGTTCGGGTCTGGATGGCCTCAGGCCTAGTGGAAGTAGAAGTAGACAGCACTCGGCGGCGGTCGCGGTCGACGCCGAACGCCGGCGCGTAGCACGTGAGCTGCACGACGTGATCGGCCACCACCTCGCGGTCATCGGATTGCAGGCTCGCCGGTTCGCGGCTGACGAACGTTCCGGTAGCGCCGCGCGGAACATCGACGAGCTGGCGCGCTTGGCGGCCGAGGATCTTCGTCGCATGGTGCGTCCGCCGGCCGACCGGGAAGGTGACGAACCTGGCCCGGCCTGA
- a CDS encoding beta-ketoacyl synthase N-terminal-like domain-containing protein, translating into MSGAAPLITGIGVVAPTGIGVADHWSATLAGAPRLTPIDAEGSPAQRGRLAGTVPSFDEREWVDSRVLVQTDRWSWMGLAATQLALTDAVLDPADCDPYDVSVVTASASGGNLFGQREIHALWRDSPRAVSAYQSIGWFYAASSGQISIRHQLKGACGVLVADGAGGIDSLAAAARSIRRGVGAVVVGGTEAPLSPYALVCQLSEGTLSSRTDPATAYRPFSPDACGYVPGEGGAMLVVEDPEFAAQRSAPDAYARLLGTAATHDARHPTDGPGDHRQLARAVREAMRRAGCGPADIDVVFADGWGDPEADRAELLALREGLEGLRVPVTVPKTLTGRLCSGGAALDVAWAALAIRHGVIPPTVNVDPDTRTLGIDLVDTPREVSLRRILVVARGTGGFNAAAVVGSI; encoded by the coding sequence ATGAGCGGCGCCGCTCCACTGATCACCGGGATCGGCGTGGTCGCGCCGACCGGGATCGGCGTCGCCGACCACTGGTCCGCCACGCTGGCGGGCGCGCCCCGGCTGACGCCGATCGACGCCGAGGGCTCCCCGGCGCAACGAGGTCGCCTCGCCGGAACGGTGCCGTCCTTCGACGAACGCGAGTGGGTCGACTCCCGGGTCCTGGTGCAGACCGACCGATGGTCGTGGATGGGGCTGGCGGCGACTCAGCTCGCGCTCACCGATGCGGTCCTCGATCCGGCCGACTGCGACCCGTACGACGTCTCCGTCGTCACCGCGAGCGCATCCGGGGGGAACCTGTTCGGGCAGCGGGAGATCCATGCGCTCTGGCGGGACAGTCCCCGGGCCGTCAGCGCCTACCAGTCGATCGGATGGTTCTACGCCGCGAGCAGCGGTCAGATCTCGATCCGCCACCAGTTGAAGGGTGCCTGCGGCGTGCTCGTCGCGGACGGCGCCGGCGGCATCGACTCCCTGGCCGCCGCCGCGCGCTCGATTCGTCGCGGGGTGGGGGCCGTGGTGGTGGGTGGAACCGAGGCGCCGCTCTCGCCCTACGCGCTGGTGTGCCAGCTGAGCGAGGGCACGCTGAGCAGCCGCACCGATCCGGCCACCGCGTACCGTCCGTTCTCGCCGGACGCCTGCGGCTACGTGCCCGGTGAGGGTGGGGCGATGCTGGTGGTCGAGGACCCGGAGTTCGCCGCGCAGCGTTCGGCACCGGACGCCTACGCCCGACTCCTGGGTACGGCCGCCACCCACGACGCACGCCATCCGACGGACGGACCGGGGGATCACCGGCAGCTGGCGAGAGCCGTCCGGGAAGCGATGCGCCGCGCCGGGTGCGGTCCGGCGGACATCGATGTCGTCTTCGCCGACGGCTGGGGTGACCCCGAGGCCGACCGGGCGGAGCTGCTCGCGCTCCGGGAAGGCCTGGAGGGGTTGCGGGTACCGGTGACGGTGCCGAAGACCCTGACCGGTCGGTTGTGCTCGGGCGGCGCGGCGCTGGACGTGGCGTGGGCTGCGCTCGCGATTCGCCACGGTGTCATTCCGCCGACGGTCAACGTCGATCCGGACACTCGCACGCTGGGCATCGATTTGGTCGACACGCCCCGTGAGGTGTCGCTGCGTCGCATTCTGGTCGTCGCACGCGGAACCGGTGGATTCAATGCGGCCGCTGTAGTGGGCTCTATTTAG
- a CDS encoding beta-ketoacyl-[acyl-carrier-protein] synthase family protein, protein MRRVVVTGIGVVAPGGPRREEFWNRIVDGKPAMRLIDAFDPTPFRSQVVAACDFDPAAYGLSPQLVRRTDRFGQLAVAAADEAMADSGLDLRAVDRERMGVCLGSAVGASITLEDEYVVVSDRGQNWYVDHRYAQPFLYQALVPSSAATELAARFGAQAQAAVISTGCTSGLDSIGHAYRLIQDDEADVMIAGASDAPITPISVACFDAIRATTPYRDDPAQASRPFDAERQGFVLGEGSAVLVVEELGSALARGATIYCEITGYAARTNGYHMTGLRPDGVELGAAISDVLGQAGVAPDQIGYISAHGSGTKQNDRHETAAYKRALGTAAYTTPISSIKSVVGHSLGAIGSIEMAACALVLQRGVAPPTANLTTADPECDLDYIPLVAREVEARHALSAGSGFGGFQSAMLFSRLEEAA, encoded by the coding sequence ATGAGGCGCGTGGTCGTCACCGGGATCGGTGTCGTCGCGCCCGGTGGACCGCGACGGGAGGAGTTCTGGAACCGGATCGTCGACGGTAAACCGGCGATGCGGCTGATCGACGCGTTCGACCCGACACCGTTCCGTTCGCAGGTCGTCGCGGCCTGCGACTTCGATCCCGCCGCCTACGGGCTGAGCCCGCAGCTGGTGCGCCGCACCGACCGGTTCGGCCAGCTCGCCGTCGCGGCGGCGGACGAGGCGATGGCCGACTCCGGTCTCGACCTGCGCGCGGTGGACCGCGAGCGGATGGGGGTCTGCCTGGGGTCGGCCGTCGGGGCGTCGATCACGCTGGAGGACGAGTACGTCGTCGTGAGTGACCGGGGGCAGAACTGGTACGTCGACCACCGCTACGCCCAGCCGTTCCTCTACCAGGCCCTGGTTCCCTCGAGTGCGGCCACCGAACTGGCCGCACGGTTCGGTGCCCAGGCGCAGGCCGCGGTGATCTCGACCGGCTGCACCTCGGGACTCGACTCGATCGGGCACGCCTATCGGCTCATCCAGGACGACGAGGCCGACGTGATGATCGCCGGTGCGTCCGACGCGCCGATCACCCCGATCTCGGTCGCCTGCTTCGACGCGATCCGGGCCACCACGCCCTATCGCGACGATCCGGCCCAGGCGTCCCGACCGTTCGACGCCGAGCGGCAGGGATTCGTGCTCGGTGAGGGCTCCGCCGTGCTGGTCGTCGAGGAGCTGGGGTCCGCGCTCGCTCGTGGCGCGACGATCTACTGCGAGATCACCGGGTACGCCGCCCGGACCAACGGCTACCACATGACCGGGCTGCGCCCCGACGGCGTGGAGCTCGGCGCCGCCATCAGCGACGTCCTCGGCCAGGCCGGCGTCGCCCCGGACCAGATCGGCTACATCAGCGCGCACGGATCGGGCACCAAACAGAACGACCGGCACGAGACCGCGGCCTACAAGCGCGCGCTCGGAACGGCGGCGTACACCACGCCGATCAGCTCGATCAAGTCCGTGGTCGGGCACTCGCTCGGGGCGATCGGCTCGATCGAGATGGCCGCCTGTGCGCTGGTTCTGCAGCGCGGCGTCGCGCCTCCCACCGCCAACCTCACCACGGCGGATCCGGAGTGCGATCTGGACTACATCCCGCTGGTGGCGCGCGAGGTCGAGGCCCGGCACGCGTTGTCGGCCGGCAGCGGATTCGGCGGCTTCCAGTCGGCGATGCTCTTCTCCCGCCTGGAGGAGGCGGCATGA
- a CDS encoding cupin domain-containing protein, which translates to MLGHTENSIEINAPIDFVWAQTNDVRDWPRLFSEYAAAEILETDGDSVTFRLTMHPDEEGRVWSWVSERTLDRERYLVRARRVETGPFEFMNITWTYERLEADVTRMVWVQDFQMKPSAPVDTAGMTERINQNSPVQLRLIKEKVEARRRAVVGFGAVPSNRRRGGDLRTLVAPANVGSSSGFCGAVRLQPGESVSEHYHPYSEEYLFVASGALRVDLDSEPASVPAEHALLIPRNVRHRLTNVSDVEALVVFQLSPLAPTPALGHVDTEPGPAEAPDLVAVTR; encoded by the coding sequence GTGCTGGGCCACACTGAGAACTCGATCGAGATCAACGCGCCCATCGACTTCGTCTGGGCGCAGACCAACGACGTACGCGACTGGCCGCGGCTGTTCTCGGAGTACGCCGCCGCCGAGATCCTCGAGACCGACGGCGACTCGGTCACCTTCCGGCTGACCATGCACCCCGACGAGGAGGGACGCGTGTGGTCGTGGGTGTCCGAGCGCACTCTCGACCGGGAGCGCTACCTCGTGCGGGCGCGGCGGGTGGAGACCGGCCCGTTCGAGTTCATGAACATCACCTGGACCTACGAGCGGCTGGAAGCGGACGTCACCCGGATGGTGTGGGTGCAGGACTTCCAGATGAAACCAAGCGCACCGGTCGACACCGCGGGGATGACCGAGCGCATCAACCAGAACTCGCCGGTGCAGCTGCGGTTGATCAAGGAGAAGGTCGAGGCTCGCCGCCGTGCGGTGGTCGGCTTCGGCGCGGTGCCGTCCAACCGCAGGCGCGGCGGTGACCTCCGTACGCTGGTCGCCCCGGCCAACGTCGGCTCGTCGTCCGGGTTCTGCGGTGCGGTTCGCCTGCAGCCCGGCGAGAGCGTCTCCGAGCACTACCACCCGTACTCGGAGGAGTACCTCTTCGTCGCGTCGGGTGCCCTGCGGGTCGACCTCGACAGCGAGCCGGCCTCGGTGCCGGCCGAGCACGCCCTGCTGATCCCGCGGAACGTGCGACACCGCCTGACGAACGTCTCGGACGTCGAAGCGCTCGTCGTCTTCCAGCTCAGCCCGCTCGCGCCGACCCCCGCCCTGGGGCACGTCGACACCGAGCCGGGCCCGGCGGAGGCGCCCGACCTCGTGGCGGTAACCCGATGA
- a CDS encoding acyl carrier protein, translating into MTEPTTAATAMTDVDLRTILLDVGLDPDVDVAADATLEELGLDSLALLEVATRIEDRYGVRLDESSTPGLSPTALRQLVNSQRPA; encoded by the coding sequence ATGACCGAACCGACCACTGCCGCCACCGCGATGACCGACGTCGACCTCCGCACGATCCTGCTCGACGTCGGCCTAGACCCGGACGTGGACGTCGCGGCCGACGCCACCCTGGAGGAGCTGGGCCTGGACTCCCTGGCCCTGCTGGAAGTCGCCACCCGGATCGAGGACCGCTACGGCGTGCGGCTCGACGAGTCGTCGACCCCCGGCCTCTCCCCGACCGCGCTGCGTCAACTCGTCAACTCCCAGCGTCCCGCCTGA
- a CDS encoding antibiotic biosynthesis monooxygenase family protein, protein MSSPARIVFLIRVAVDRQADFLAAYERIRYAVADGVPGHLRDQVCQSSTDPESWLITSEWQSLDDFVAWEATAAHRDLVAPMRACFTEARSLRFLVRAETTVRAETTALPPLGSPT, encoded by the coding sequence ATGAGTTCGCCGGCTCGCATCGTCTTCCTGATCCGGGTCGCCGTCGACCGGCAGGCCGACTTCCTCGCCGCCTACGAGCGGATCCGGTACGCGGTCGCCGACGGCGTACCGGGTCACCTGCGCGACCAGGTCTGCCAGTCGTCGACCGATCCGGAGTCCTGGCTGATCACCAGCGAGTGGCAGAGCCTCGACGACTTCGTCGCCTGGGAGGCCACCGCCGCACACCGCGATCTCGTCGCGCCGATGCGGGCGTGCTTCACCGAGGCGCGGTCGCTCCGATTCCTGGTCCGCGCCGAGACCACCGTCCGCGCCGAGACCACCGCACTTCCGCCATTAGGGAGCCCCACATGA
- a CDS encoding SDR family oxidoreductase translates to MTSSLLVTGATGRLGEAAVRLLAERGDRLLLTGRNAERLAELEKTFGEPGVVEVLHVDVSDPDGARRAAALAAERFDGLSGLVHLVGTFDVGPLMLTDVAAYQAVMASNFYSAVVTSQAVLPHLTDGGRLVFFGSPLAAEPMGGLSAYAAAKAALEAWVRSISHEVKKRGVHANLVSLTLVDTPEMRRERPGVVLDDTVSDELVARVIGFLTSEAADGLYGSVVPVVGKFGFASSLAGGPPAGRGPR, encoded by the coding sequence GTGACCAGCTCCCTGCTCGTCACCGGCGCGACCGGCCGGCTCGGCGAGGCAGCCGTCCGGCTACTGGCCGAGCGCGGCGACCGACTCCTGCTGACCGGCCGGAACGCCGAGCGGCTCGCCGAGCTGGAGAAGACGTTCGGCGAGCCCGGGGTCGTCGAGGTGCTCCACGTCGACGTCTCCGATCCGGACGGAGCGCGCCGGGCCGCCGCCCTGGCGGCGGAACGGTTCGACGGGCTGAGCGGCCTGGTGCACCTGGTGGGCACCTTCGACGTCGGTCCACTGATGCTCACCGACGTGGCGGCGTACCAGGCCGTGATGGCGTCCAACTTCTACTCCGCGGTGGTGACCTCCCAAGCCGTCCTGCCGCATCTGACCGACGGCGGGCGGTTGGTGTTCTTCGGCAGCCCGCTCGCGGCCGAACCGATGGGTGGCCTGTCGGCCTACGCGGCGGCGAAGGCCGCGCTCGAGGCCTGGGTCCGGTCGATCTCGCACGAGGTCAAGAAGCGCGGCGTGCACGCGAACCTGGTGTCGCTGACGTTGGTGGACACGCCGGAGATGCGGCGTGAGCGTCCCGGCGTCGTCCTGGACGACACGGTCAGCGACGAGTTGGTCGCGCGTGTGATCGGCTTCCTGACGTCGGAGGCGGCCGACGGGCTGTACGGAAGCGTCGTACCGGTCGTCGGGAAATTCGGCTTCGCCAGCTCGCTGGCGGGCGGCCCACCGGCCGGGCGAGGACCCCGATGA
- a CDS encoding SchA/CurD-like domain-containing protein, which translates to MQRHAITFRVKAESVDAVRELLANYEPPEWTAPDGTRLLGTSIFLKGDTVVRVMDIEGSLPSVMAHLAQQPSIQALERALDPHLAEPRDLSTPEGARAFFGAAMMEHVTTRVATFAAVDR; encoded by the coding sequence ATGCAGCGTCATGCCATCACGTTCCGCGTGAAGGCCGAGAGCGTGGACGCCGTCCGCGAGCTGCTGGCGAACTACGAACCCCCGGAGTGGACGGCGCCGGACGGCACCCGCCTGCTCGGTACCTCGATCTTCCTGAAAGGCGACACGGTCGTCCGCGTGATGGACATCGAGGGCAGCCTGCCCAGCGTCATGGCCCATCTGGCGCAGCAGCCGTCGATCCAGGCGTTGGAGCGGGCGCTCGACCCGCACCTGGCCGAGCCGCGCGACCTCAGTACGCCCGAGGGCGCGCGGGCCTTCTTCGGGGCGGCGATGATGGAGCACGTCACGACCCGGGTCGCGACCTTCGCCGCGGTCGACCGGTGA